A genomic window from Salvia splendens isolate huo1 chromosome 11, SspV2, whole genome shotgun sequence includes:
- the LOC121756511 gene encoding fruit protein pKIWI501-like, translating to MATETVASDHLAPAEMKKVEAECESAEAKIEEKKIEGDVKDGVAEDKAVAVEDVKAAPEPTQEKVEDKKPVEEELTKEKLDDKVESAQEKVDDKKVEDVPVVEAEPEPAPAEKQVEEKCVEESSEVKLEEPAKVVDEPAEVIEKKEEKAEETPAQVVEEAVEQVEKGAEPTECSAEPAKSEADPASQTKENKVESNVKTEEKGAEAEKIEPKSDVAEEKSVVAEELVEAEAKPQTEAVEKACGDEATAKDIKPEEAAKDEAKLVEEKKVDETVKETVETKVKTQKQSLVKIVKQSLVKARKAITGKSKTAAPTEAKDDGNK from the exons ATGGCTACTGAGACTGTTGCATCAGATCATCTTGCCCCTGCTGAG ATGAAGAAAGTTGAAGCAGAGTGTGAATCAGCAGAAGCAAAGATAGAGGAGAAGAAAATTGAGGGTGATGTCAAGGATGGTGTTGCTGAGGATAAGGCTGTCGCGGTCGAAGATGTGAAGGCTGCTCCCGAACCAACTCAAGAAAAGGTCGAGGATAAGAAGCCGGTGGAAGAGGAATTAACGAAAGAGAAGCTCGATGATAAGGTTGAATCAGCTCAAGAAAAGGTTGATGACAAGAAAGTCGAGGATGTTCCAGTGGTCGAAGCAGAACCTGAGCCTGCTCCTGCTGAGAAGCAAGTGGAGGAAAAGTGTGTTGAGGAGTCTAGTGAAGTGAAGTTGGAGGAGCCAGCAAAAGTGGTTGATGAGCCAGCTGAGGTTATTGAGAAGAAAGAGGAAAAGGCCGAAGAAACGCCTGCTCAAGTGGTCGAAGAGGCAGTTGAGCAAGTAGAGAAAGGGGCCGAACCAACTGAATGTTCTGCTGAGCCAGCCAAATCTGAGGCTGATCCGGCTTCCCAAaccaaagaaaataaagtagaatcGAATGTGAAAACAGAAGAGAAAGGTGCTGAGGCTGAGAAGATTGAACCAAAAAGTGATGTGGCAGAAGAGAAAAGTGTTGTGGCTGAAGAATTGGTAGAGGCTGAGGCAAAGCCACAAACTGAAGCTGTCGAAAAGGCCTGTGGAGATGAAGCGACAGCCAAAGACATCAAACCGGAGGAGGCAGCAAAAGATGAAGCCAAATTGGTggaagagaaaaaagttgatgAGACAGTAAAGGAAACTGTTGAAACTAAGGTGAAGACTCAGAAGCAGTCTCTTGTTAAGATCGTGAAGCAGTCGCTGGTGAAGGCGAGGAAAGCCATCACCGGGAAATCAAAGACGGCGGCTCCTACAGAAGCCAAGGATGATGGCAACAAGTAG